The following proteins come from a genomic window of Corallococcus sp. NCRR:
- the rpsF gene encoding 30S ribosomal protein S6 has product MAETQAAKRLREYETIFLVKPDVTDDNVDKLKERVRGIVSREGGKVLRFTVWGKKKTLFPVAKQPRAIYVHTSFLGDGKLVAEIERNLRNIDDVTRYISVKIADEVDPESRPVLEDLKLAGDVEETRPGAPAEREGGFRGETPEFAGGDSEEESAEEA; this is encoded by the coding sequence ATGGCAGAGACGCAGGCCGCCAAGCGGCTTCGTGAGTACGAGACCATCTTCCTGGTCAAGCCGGACGTGACCGACGACAACGTGGACAAGCTCAAGGAGCGCGTCCGCGGCATCGTTTCGCGTGAGGGCGGCAAGGTCCTCCGCTTCACGGTGTGGGGGAAGAAGAAGACCCTGTTCCCCGTGGCCAAGCAGCCCCGCGCCATCTACGTCCACACGAGCTTCCTGGGTGACGGCAAGCTGGTGGCGGAGATCGAGCGCAACCTGCGCAACATCGACGACGTGACGCGCTACATCTCCGTGAAGATCGCGGACGAGGTGGATCCCGAGTCGCGTCCGGTGCTCGAGGACCTCAAGCTGGCCGGCGACGTCGAGGAGACCCGTCCGGGCGCTCCCGCCGAGCGCGAGGGTGGCTTCCGCGGCGAGACGCCTGAGTTCGCGGGTGGCGATTCGGAAGAGGAGTCCGCGGAGGAGGCTTGA
- the pth gene encoding aminoacyl-tRNA hydrolase produces MKLICGLGNPGREYERHRHNVGFMVVDALLSRARAELTQDKFQARVGQGSLGGERILFVEPQTYMNLSGRSVAEAARFYKIAVQDVLVVHDELDLPFGRLQLKAGGGAGGHNGLKSMVQCLGEDAFIRVRVGIGKPEGPNAKERVAGYVLSNFDDGERRQLEELIGKAADMAESWVRDGLSTAMNRHNRRA; encoded by the coding sequence ATGAAGCTCATCTGCGGGCTGGGCAACCCCGGGCGCGAGTACGAGCGCCACCGCCACAACGTCGGCTTCATGGTGGTGGACGCGCTGTTGTCACGCGCCCGCGCGGAGCTCACCCAGGACAAGTTCCAGGCGCGGGTGGGCCAGGGGAGCCTGGGCGGCGAGCGCATCCTCTTCGTGGAGCCGCAGACGTACATGAACCTGTCCGGCCGCTCCGTGGCGGAGGCCGCGCGCTTCTACAAGATCGCGGTGCAGGACGTGCTCGTGGTGCACGACGAGTTGGACCTGCCCTTCGGGCGGCTGCAGCTCAAGGCGGGCGGCGGCGCGGGCGGGCACAACGGGCTCAAGAGCATGGTGCAGTGCCTGGGCGAGGACGCCTTCATCCGCGTGCGGGTGGGCATTGGCAAGCCAGAAGGGCCCAACGCCAAGGAGCGCGTGGCGGGCTACGTCCTGTCCAACTTCGACGACGGCGAGCGCCGGCAGTTGGAGGAGCTCATCGGCAAGGCGGCGGACATGGCGGAGAGCTGGGTGCGCGACGGGCTGTCCACGGCGATGAACCGCCACAACCGCCGGGCCTGA
- a CDS encoding 50S ribosomal protein L25/general stress protein Ctc: MATDKSTLEAQARDNSGKGVARRLRAAGQVPAVVYGKHLKAPLHISVDPKAIRVAINTPHKLNTLIQLKLAGNEQQVLLKDYQMDPLTRDILHADFIAVSEKEQVKVNIPVVLTGKAVGVADGGLLTQVRRNLEVWALPGAIPLQIEVDVTNLKIAEALHVNDVKLPEGVSVKTHVNYTIATIAAPEAAEAAPAAAAAAAAPAAGKAGDAKAGDAKAPAAAAAKAPAKK; this comes from the coding sequence ATGGCCACCGACAAGAGCACCCTCGAAGCGCAGGCCCGTGACAACTCCGGCAAGGGCGTTGCCCGCCGCCTGCGCGCCGCTGGCCAGGTCCCCGCCGTCGTCTACGGAAAGCACCTGAAGGCGCCGCTGCACATCTCCGTGGACCCCAAGGCCATCCGCGTCGCCATCAACACCCCGCACAAGCTGAACACGCTCATCCAGCTGAAGCTGGCGGGCAACGAGCAGCAGGTCCTCCTGAAGGACTACCAGATGGATCCGCTCACCCGCGACATCCTGCACGCGGACTTCATCGCCGTGAGCGAGAAGGAGCAGGTCAAGGTGAACATCCCCGTGGTGCTCACCGGCAAGGCCGTGGGCGTGGCGGACGGCGGTCTGCTCACCCAGGTGCGCCGCAACCTGGAGGTCTGGGCGCTCCCCGGCGCCATCCCGCTCCAGATTGAAGTGGACGTCACCAACCTGAAGATCGCGGAAGCCCTCCACGTGAACGACGTGAAGCTCCCCGAGGGCGTGTCCGTGAAGACGCACGTCAACTACACCATCGCGACCATCGCCGCGCCGGAAGCGGCGGAGGCGGCTCCGGCGGCGGCCGCTGCTGCCGCGGCCCCCGCGGCGGGCAAGGCGGGCGACGCGAAGGCGGGCGACGCGAAGGCCCCCGCGGCGGCCGCGGCCAAGGCCCCGGCGAAGAAGTAG
- a CDS encoding ribose-phosphate pyrophosphokinase, translating into MQPSRDFKVFAGNSNPALAHRICEYLQRPLGKAVVDTFSDGEIHVEIGENVRGQDVFIVQSTCPPTNHHLMELLIMCDALKRASAGSITAVMPYYGYARQDRKVAARTPITAKLVADMLEVAGVNRVVSMDMHAGQIQGFFNMPSDHLYGSPVFLEDIRKRFPESSELVIVSPDAGGVERARAYSKRLNTGLAIIDKRRPRPNASEVMNLIGDVKGKDAILVDDMVDTAGTLAQAALALKDKGARRVLAYAVHPILSGPAIQRITDSVLEEVVFTDTVPLAANAKACPKIRALQTDALFGEAIARIHRADSLSSLFV; encoded by the coding sequence ATGCAGCCGTCGCGTGACTTCAAGGTGTTCGCCGGGAACTCCAACCCGGCGTTGGCGCATCGCATCTGCGAATACCTCCAGCGGCCCCTGGGCAAGGCGGTAGTGGACACGTTCTCCGACGGGGAGATCCACGTCGAGATCGGCGAGAACGTCCGCGGACAGGATGTCTTCATCGTCCAGTCCACGTGCCCGCCGACGAACCACCACCTGATGGAGCTGCTCATCATGTGCGACGCCCTCAAGCGGGCGAGCGCCGGCTCCATCACCGCGGTGATGCCCTACTACGGCTACGCGCGGCAGGACCGGAAGGTGGCGGCCCGCACGCCCATCACCGCGAAGCTGGTGGCGGACATGCTGGAGGTCGCGGGCGTCAACCGGGTGGTGTCCATGGACATGCACGCCGGGCAGATCCAGGGCTTCTTCAACATGCCCTCGGATCACCTCTACGGCTCGCCGGTGTTCCTGGAGGACATCCGCAAGCGCTTCCCGGAGTCGAGCGAGCTGGTCATCGTCAGCCCGGACGCCGGCGGCGTGGAGCGCGCGCGCGCCTACTCCAAGCGGCTGAACACGGGGCTGGCCATCATCGACAAGCGCCGCCCGCGCCCCAACGCCTCGGAGGTGATGAACCTCATTGGCGACGTGAAGGGCAAGGACGCCATCCTGGTGGACGACATGGTGGACACCGCGGGCACGCTCGCCCAGGCGGCGCTCGCGCTGAAGGACAAGGGCGCGCGCCGGGTGCTCGCGTACGCGGTGCACCCCATCCTGTCCGGCCCCGCCATCCAGCGCATCACCGACTCCGTCCTGGAGGAGGTCGTCTTCACGGACACGGTGCCGCTGGCGGCCAACGCAAAGGCCTGCCCGAAGATCCGCGCCCTGCAGACGGACGCCCTCTTCGGCGAGGCCATCGCGCGCATCCACCGCGCGGACTCGCTGAGCTCGCTGTTCGTCTGA
- the spoVG gene encoding septation regulator SpoVG, protein MNITDVRVFPVEEDKLKAYVTITLDHCFVVRDLKVIHGSTGLFIAMPAKKRKDGTYKDIAHPLNADTRSQMERVILIEYEKHLHQAQNGTLGSVAAELD, encoded by the coding sequence ATGAACATCACCGACGTCCGGGTGTTTCCGGTCGAAGAGGACAAGCTCAAGGCGTACGTCACCATCACCCTGGATCACTGCTTCGTCGTGCGCGACCTGAAGGTGATCCACGGCTCCACCGGGCTCTTCATCGCGATGCCCGCGAAAAAACGGAAGGACGGGACCTACAAGGACATCGCCCATCCGTTGAACGCGGACACGCGAAGCCAGATGGAGCGGGTCATCCTCATCGAGTACGAGAAACACCTTCACCAGGCGCAGAACGGGACGCTCGGTTCCGTGGCGGCTGAACTCGACTAA
- a CDS encoding DUF5658 family protein, whose amino-acid sequence MAATANEVQTGGWAQQASFYMSPASVALLMLNLLDGLFTLLFLQLGVAEELNPVMRVAYEQSPLLFMFSKLLIVNAGLCLLCLHRRLKASRFAIRAGAIVYAIIVVYHLAFLAHLVSHWPFGA is encoded by the coding sequence GTGGCGGCGACGGCGAACGAGGTGCAGACGGGCGGTTGGGCGCAGCAGGCTTCTTTCTACATGTCACCGGCGTCGGTGGCGCTGCTGATGCTGAACCTGCTGGACGGGCTCTTCACCCTGCTCTTCCTGCAACTGGGGGTGGCGGAGGAGCTCAACCCGGTGATGCGCGTGGCGTACGAGCAGTCACCGCTGCTCTTCATGTTCTCCAAGCTGCTCATCGTGAACGCGGGGCTGTGCCTGCTGTGCCTGCACCGCCGGCTCAAGGCCAGCCGCTTCGCCATCCGCGCGGGCGCCATCGTCTACGCCATCATCGTGGTCTACCACCTGGCCTTCCTGGCCCACCTGGTGAGTCATTGGCCCTTCGGGGCATGA
- a CDS encoding thymidine kinase: MHQFPKDIGWIEVICGSMFSGKTEELIRRVKRALYGRQKVRVFKPRIDTRYDDTQVVSHSQLKLTSLPIERAEEIFRHLSADTQVVGIDEVQFLGGEVVQVCEALAQRGMRVICAGLDQDYQGRPFEPMPQLMAVAEYVTKELAICAVCGNPANRSQRIIGSEERVVVGAAGAYEPRCRKCHVAEPAEASPPQTLKLFD, from the coding sequence TTGCATCAATTCCCCAAAGATATCGGGTGGATAGAGGTCATCTGCGGATCGATGTTCTCCGGCAAGACGGAGGAGTTGATCCGCCGCGTCAAGCGCGCGCTGTACGGCCGGCAGAAGGTGCGCGTGTTCAAGCCGCGCATCGACACGCGCTACGACGACACGCAGGTGGTCAGCCACAGCCAGTTGAAATTGACGTCCCTGCCCATCGAAAGGGCTGAAGAAATTTTCCGGCACCTGTCCGCCGACACGCAGGTGGTGGGCATCGACGAGGTGCAGTTCCTGGGCGGTGAGGTGGTGCAGGTGTGCGAGGCGCTCGCCCAGCGGGGCATGCGCGTCATCTGCGCGGGCCTGGACCAGGACTACCAGGGGCGCCCCTTCGAACCGATGCCGCAGCTGATGGCGGTGGCGGAGTACGTGACGAAGGAGCTGGCCATCTGCGCGGTGTGCGGGAACCCGGCCAACCGTTCGCAGCGCATCATTGGCAGCGAGGAGCGGGTGGTGGTGGGCGCGGCGGGGGCCTACGAGCCGCGCTGCCGCAAGTGTCACGTGGCGGAACCCGCGGAGGCGAGCCCTCCGCAGACGCTGAAGCTGTTCGACTGA
- a CDS encoding uracil phosphoribosyltransferase: MRDTLYANVPFKLNEMAHHYGPNVHLVGNPFLLSQLATLCAKGTLQPQINRLVEQLYTDLVKTVINAEFPRKMVTIPTRMIDSTPLGIYQGEVVDPQLRVVTVNIARAGTLPSQVTYDLLNFTVDPSLVRQDHIIMSRMIDAAQAVVGSEIGGAKIGGDVDDAFVLFPDPMGATGGSLATAIQLYKTRVPGKARRIITLNLIVTPEYLRRMTTEHPDVIIYALRLDRGLSPPEVFGTAPGLLWEKERGLDDRQYIVPGGGGFGEIMNNAYV, from the coding sequence ATGCGCGACACCCTCTACGCGAACGTGCCCTTCAAGTTGAACGAGATGGCCCACCACTATGGGCCCAACGTCCACCTGGTGGGAAATCCGTTTCTCCTCTCCCAGCTGGCCACGCTGTGCGCCAAGGGCACGCTGCAGCCGCAGATCAACCGGCTGGTGGAGCAGCTCTACACGGACCTGGTGAAGACGGTCATCAACGCGGAGTTCCCGCGCAAGATGGTCACGATTCCCACGCGCATGATCGACTCCACGCCCCTGGGCATCTACCAGGGCGAGGTGGTGGACCCGCAGCTGCGCGTGGTGACGGTGAACATCGCGCGCGCGGGCACGCTGCCGTCGCAGGTGACGTACGACCTGCTCAACTTCACGGTGGACCCGTCCCTGGTGCGCCAGGACCACATCATCATGAGCCGGATGATCGACGCGGCCCAGGCGGTGGTGGGTTCGGAGATTGGCGGCGCGAAGATTGGCGGGGACGTGGACGACGCGTTCGTGCTGTTCCCGGACCCCATGGGGGCCACGGGCGGCAGCTTGGCCACGGCCATCCAGCTGTACAAGACGCGGGTGCCCGGGAAGGCCCGGCGCATCATCACGCTCAACCTCATCGTCACGCCGGAGTACCTGCGCCGGATGACGACGGAGCACCCGGACGTCATCATCTACGCGCTCCGTCTGGACCGCGGCCTGTCCCCGCCGGAGGTGTTCGGCACCGCGCCGGGCCTGCTCTGGGAGAAGGAGCGGGGGTTGGATGACCGGCAATACATCGTCCCCGGCGGCGGCGGCTTCGGGGAGATCATGAACAACGCCTACGTGTAG
- the hpt gene encoding hypoxanthine phosphoribosyltransferase produces MTTFHEKDVGVLISEEAVQARVKELGAQITRDYQGKELTLICVLKGSAFFAIDLARAIDLPLTLEFLGVASYHGGTESTGEVRITTDVSKPMAGKHLLIIEDIIDTGLTMSFLLENLRARHPASVKICSLLEKPARAKTKVDIDYKGFVIDDKFVVGYGLDYGEKYRNLPFIGIWKHV; encoded by the coding sequence GTGACGACGTTCCACGAGAAGGATGTCGGCGTCCTCATCTCCGAGGAGGCCGTGCAGGCGCGCGTGAAGGAGCTGGGCGCGCAGATTACCCGCGACTACCAGGGCAAGGAGCTGACGCTCATCTGCGTGCTCAAGGGCTCCGCGTTCTTCGCCATCGACCTGGCGCGGGCCATTGATTTGCCGCTGACGCTCGAGTTCCTGGGCGTGGCCAGCTACCACGGCGGCACGGAGTCCACGGGCGAGGTGCGCATCACCACGGACGTGTCCAAGCCGATGGCGGGCAAGCACCTGCTCATCATCGAGGACATCATCGACACGGGGCTCACCATGAGCTTCCTCCTGGAGAACCTCCGGGCGCGCCACCCGGCGTCGGTGAAGATCTGCTCGCTCCTGGAGAAGCCCGCGCGGGCCAAGACGAAGGTGGACATCGACTACAAGGGCTTCGTCATCGACGACAAGTTCGTGGTCGGGTACGGCCTGGACTACGGCGAGAAGTACCGGAACCTGCCGTTCATCGGCATCTGGAAGCACGTCTGA